The following coding sequences are from one uncultured Desulfobacter sp. window:
- a CDS encoding AraC family transcriptional regulator translates to MATCIQMRSDFIYPVAGQLGQFVFEIKGADDTGLFPQILPVAPGLYLSIMTGPANAYPRINFKVGNAPVTFCLTLSGRFSSRFSSPGGFKENDKDIGPNTATIGFLKGAWGHMTIDPALPVTCVELLIDPRLLHRYLPDHLISDVSGERQLHLFPGSEFLSYPLDPELRKTALEILNPPSLNGPARELFYQSRAMILLSRQVELLCQNAGTAHTPLLNSDVREQLAHAKSILTANFLDPPTIPVLARRCGLNEFTLKKEFKRTFNTTIFTFVQKLRMEQAWALIRESNHSVSEAANAVGYINVSHFSKAFKKQFSINPGILKKNGNMCRPAL, encoded by the coding sequence ATGGCCACTTGTATTCAGATGCGATCCGACTTTATCTATCCGGTTGCCGGGCAGTTGGGTCAATTTGTTTTTGAGATTAAGGGTGCTGACGATACTGGACTTTTCCCCCAAATATTACCGGTGGCCCCCGGGCTTTATCTGAGCATCATGACAGGCCCTGCCAATGCCTACCCCCGTATAAATTTTAAGGTCGGTAACGCCCCTGTGACCTTTTGTCTGACACTGTCCGGCCGCTTCTCCAGCAGATTTTCAAGCCCGGGTGGGTTTAAGGAAAATGATAAAGATATCGGACCGAACACCGCTACCATCGGTTTTCTTAAAGGGGCATGGGGGCATATGACCATTGATCCGGCACTCCCGGTCACCTGTGTGGAGCTGCTCATTGATCCCCGTCTTTTGCACCGCTATCTGCCTGACCATCTCATCTCCGATGTATCCGGAGAGAGACAGCTGCACCTTTTCCCGGGAAGTGAATTTTTATCTTATCCCCTGGACCCGGAGTTACGAAAAACAGCGCTGGAAATTCTAAATCCCCCGTCGCTTAATGGCCCGGCCCGTGAATTGTTTTACCAGAGCCGGGCCATGATTCTTCTATCGCGCCAGGTGGAATTGCTCTGCCAAAATGCCGGGACGGCGCATACACCTCTTTTAAACTCTGATGTCAGAGAGCAACTGGCCCATGCAAAATCCATTTTAACGGCAAATTTTTTGGACCCGCCCACGATTCCGGTTTTGGCCAGGCGTTGCGGCCTCAATGAATTTACCTTGAAAAAAGAGTTTAAACGGACCTTTAATACAACCATTTTTACCTTTGTTCAAAAATTGAGAATGGAGCAGGCCTGGGCGCTGATCAGGGAGAGCAACCATTCCGTGTCCGAAGCTGCCAATGCCGTAGGTTACATCAATGTCAGCCATTTTTCAAAGGCCTTTAAAAAACAGTTCAGCATCAATCCCGGCATTCTTAAAAAGAATGGGAACATGTGCCGTCCGGCTCTGTAG